CTCGCGATCACCGGCGGCCACTCCTTCGACCGAGCCGCCTTCGCCGATCTCCTCGACGCCCTTCCCGGTGAGGTCACCTGGCGCGAACATCCCGACGCCGCGATCGGGCCCGACGACCTCGCCGACCACGACGTGTCCCTTCACTACGACATGCCGGGCACCCTGCCCGAACCGTACGACCCGCCGGAGTCGTTGCGGGACTGTCTGCGCGCGGCCCGCGAGACGGGGCACGGATACGTCGTCCTGCATCATGCGATCGCGAGTTGGGCCAACTGGGACGAGTGGTCGGAGTTCGTCGGCGGCCGCTACCTGTACCAGCCCGGAACCGTGCGCGGGGCACCGCGCCCCGACTCCGGCTATCGGCATGCGGTGGAGCAGCGGATCACCATCGAGGACAGCACCCACCCGGTGACCGCGGACCTGCCGGCACATCTCGACCTCGTCGACGAGACCTATCTCTGCGAGGTGTTCGAGGACTCCGTGACGCCGTTGCTGCGGACGAACGCACCGAT
The genomic region above belongs to Gordonia hongkongensis and contains:
- a CDS encoding ThuA domain-containing protein; this translates as MRILAITGGHSFDRAAFADLLDALPGEVTWREHPDAAIGPDDLADHDVSLHYDMPGTLPEPYDPPESLRDCLRAARETGHGYVVLHHAIASWANWDEWSEFVGGRYLYQPGTVRGAPRPDSGYRHAVEQRITIEDSTHPVTADLPAHLDLVDETYLCEVFEDSVTPLLRTNAPMTDDVHFSTALAMSGRRGEREGWQHAEGSSLVGWCRTNGASRLVYLQPGDTAATLAHPDYRSLIANSLRWAARSIWTFFTANTVRCVAAHSRCYS